From a region of the Dictyostelium discoideum AX4 chromosome 2 chromosome, whole genome shotgun sequence genome:
- the gacI gene encoding RhoGAP domain-containing protein has translation MNIKSLRKKNIQNMDQEEVYNRIKENVAHMDEIQRTMEKQQQTFFQMSLQSKQIAESMKKYSMDAAYFNSRIPITDCLSRASEWQNSISEVFNHLGNLLYDRTTQPLKQTISIQLEMVKEGKKKLKNLSTDTSKSSSANLKKDTEAFERTQKETLQLYNDSELALENSTVQTILSSFESYNDFFQRGVFQMSKIKSDIDNYKKIILETNKVAAKLRNYVPKKTFGIKLEEVFARESNKPLPSFLDEIFRYLEKESINTEGMFRVSAGKSSLEALQQKIESGAPLELSASIIDPHCVSSVLKLFLRSLPEPLVLYNVYSKYLTVAKNNNNNNNNNNNNISNSSSNLNIVGSSGNNNSGGGSGGTIITELRRLISTLPVCNQALLKQILLICSLMNQHRDVTKMDLTNLSVVIGPSILEPIPNLKAEDIQRPETFADFNSLFCLLVEHVLTIFPQVSQTSMDMASLPTTIGKLRSQSDISSQTKPLPSLPTSPQNRSAIITGDSSSPSLNTPPVKSSLNSSDFVIVDNGSNNNNNNNTTNTITNNGIADTATPPPPTTPTAPTTPPPPTTPTSNNIATPIININIPNSSNNNNNNNTKRINNKSNLKVDDYLTPIDMQIYYINISSNLGRIKSYVDDIETVNQGIGLIKLFKKISDDHMAPIKNILNYKFKTEKPPMSNDEDKVLRIKRTLFYTYEITMELISHANNTFESSSIEEPTELSKKLEESFKQLDTILTDELSNIEKQQQQQQQQTNDGGGSGISSNTNTSISGDNSENGDSLNSSTSNQSPLNSSILTQLSNQ, from the exons atgaatataaaatCTTTAAGGAAAAAGAACATACAAAATATGGATCAAGAAGAAGTTTATAATAGAATTAAAGAGAATGTAGCACATATGGATGAAATTCAAAGGACAAtggaaaaacaacaacaaacattTTTCCAAATGTCATTACAAAGTAAACAGATTGCGGAATCaatgaaaaaatattcaatggATGCAGCATACTTTAATTCACGTATACCAATTACAGATTGTTTATCAAGAGCATCGGAATGGCAAAATAGTATAAGCGAAGTATTCAATCATTTAGGTAACCTATTATACGATCGTACAACCCAACCATTGAAACAAACCATAAGCATTCAATTGGAGATGGTAAAAGAgggtaaaaagaaattaaagaatctaTCAACTGACACGAGTAAATCATCTTCTGCAAACCTTAAAAAGGACACCGAAGCATTTGAACGTACTCAAAAAGAAACACTTCAACTCTACAATGACTCTGAATTGGCTTTAGAAAACTCAACCGTACAAACTATATTATCCTCTTTCGAATCCTATAATGACTTTTTTCAAAGAGGTGTTTTTCAAAtgtcaaaaattaaatctgatattgataattataaaaaaataattttagaaact aATAAAGTTGCAGCAAAATTAAGAAATTATGTACCAAAGAAAACATTTGGAATTAAATTAGAAGAAGTATTTGCAAGAGAAAGTAATAAACCATTACCATCATTTTTAGATGAAATATTTAGATATTTAGAGAAAGAATCAATAAATACCGAAGGTATGTTTAGGGTTTCAGCAGGTAAATCATCACTTGAAGCATTACAACAAAAGATTGAAAGTGGAGCACCATTAGAATTGAGTGCATCTATCATTGATCCACATTGTGTTTCATcagtattaaaattattcctTAGATCTTTACCTGAACCATTAGTGCTTTATAATgtttattcaaaatatttaacagttgctaaaaataataataataataataataataataataataatattagtaatagtagtagtaatttaaatattgttggtagtagtggtaataataatagtggtggtggtagtggtggtacaATTATAACAGAATTAAGAAGATTAATTTCAACATTACCAGTTTGTAATCAGGCATTATTAAAAcagattttattaatttgcaGTTTAATGAATCAACATCGTGATGTAACTAAAATGGATTTAACCAATCTTAGTGTTGTTATTGGACCATCGATTTTGGAACCaataccaaatttaaaagcAGAGGATATTCAAAGACCAGAGACTTTTGCTGATTTCAATagtttattttgtttattggTTGAACATGTTTTAACTATTTTCCCTCAAGTATCTCAAACTTCAATGGATATGGCAAGTTTACCAACTACAATTGGTAAGCTAAGATCTCAATCTGATATCTCATCTCAAACTAAACCATTACCATCATTACCAACTTCACCCCAAAATCGTTCTGCAATCATCACTGGTGATTCTTCTTCACCTTCTTTAAATACTCCTCCTGTAAAATcttctttaaattcttcagATTTCGTTATAGTTGATAAtggttcaaataataataataataataatactactaaTACTATAACTAATAATGGAATTGCAGATACTgcaacaccaccacctccaACTACACCAACTGCGCCAACTACACCACCACCCCCAACTACACcaacttcaaataatatagcaactccaataattaatatcaatataccaaatagtagtaataataataataacaacaacacaaAACGAATAAATAACAAATCAAATCTTAAAGTTGATGATTATTTAACACCAATTGATATGCAGAtctattatattaatatttcaagTAATCTTGGTAGAATTAAATCATatgttgatgatattgaaacTGTTAATCAAGGTAttggtttaattaaattatttaaaaagatttcagat gatCATATGgcaccaattaaaaatatactaaattataaatttaaaacagaAAAGCCACCAATGTCAAATGATGAGGATAAAGTATTAAGAATTAAGAGGACATTGTTTTATACATACGAAATTACAATGGAATTAATTTCTCATGCAAATAATACATTTGAATCATCTTCTATTGAAGAGCCAACAGAGTTATCAAAGAAATTGGAAGAAAGTTTCAAACAATTGGACACAATTTTAACAgatgaattatcaaatattgaaaaacaacaacaacaacaacaacagcaaacaaatgatggtggtggtagtggtataAGTagtaatacaaatacaagtATCAGTGGTGATAATAGTGAAAATGGTGATAGTTTAAATAGTAGTACTAGTAATCAAAGTcctttaaattcttcaattttaacTCAACTTTCAAAtcaataa